In Mycobacterium sp. 050128, one genomic interval encodes:
- a CDS encoding cation-translocating P-type ATPase, with protein MALSAGVVAAAGATHTALAGAGVAARISKSLTLAAPDVSSLARATAGVVIEALGGAAARRSSRSGPRCWIEVRGLGGEHACAIATDVLAAVRATQGVRTAFLNRALARVVVTLDTEAADAPALTELCRIVENAESRHRIGVARHRPASLPGDDALLAARMVAVAAATVGLGLSLTGSLLRLPRMPDLIAVAPTLADHLPRVRREVEQRLGPEGTDVLFGLVNAATAALTVSPTAAAAEAATNALLAAEAWTCRLAWSRHESTLGCQPIPDDAALAPRVRPPSLDGPAERYANRIGLAGIGAGAVVGVLSRNLDTAGAAALTTVPKPLRTVREAFACAMSSGLNVHHDALVLHPRVLRSLDRIDAIMIDPRALYTDDLMVSRILGVENSVRSHAWEAVRAALENDGLRPGWHDLADIPGAGSIGEALISPVRDPFAAAVLTEARRSQPRIFSLDDDGLRSLARGFDQLYPTDGTIDHAVAAAVAELKAGGATVALLTTAEMRAAHRSDITIGVLRDRRPPPWGADVIVDDLTGVWRVLHALPAARSATEGAVRLSASASALGALMLIPGVPGRSSTSVNIGMATSLWIGYRAAAKAFRDPLPEPETSHEWHALPVTEVQRLLPRPTDQRAIEAPTWWSQRPAVRALHDATAPSWGLLRDFVGEMRGDLSDPITPLLATGALASALLGSPLDAVLVGSVLLSNAALSAEQQLYAERTLDRLLAVQDPPARRHVGPVEEQRHENVATRRLRLGDVIEVRADEVVPADARLLHAINVEVDESTLTGESLPVAKQTEPTPGAPLAERTCMIYAGTTIVAGTAVAVVTAASSRSEMRRALAMAPRKLQEVGLQRQLRHITGRALPFSLASGGLVGLISLMRGTLLRDAVSSAVTLVVAAIPEGLPLVATLAQLSAARRLSGRSVLIRNPHSIEALARLNVVCFDKTGTLSENRLKVKSVHPMAGYTPAQVLDAAVSTSYARHTHRVDHATDDAITQAADDPDLRGDGLPPQPRRSRDAFLPFQSSGRPFAAALVGTRLTVKGSPEALSAALRHDDQPLARQVDEMAANGLRVLAVAERDLTPHQAAAAAANPGYLESVCTSDLIPVGLIGLADTPRPTARALLQSLSERDIAVRLITGDHPCTAMAIAQELGIDVNADQVITGSDWEALSADQRAETVTSCVVFARMTPEDKIDVVQTLERAGLVTAMVGDGVNDAAAIRAASVGIGVAARGSDAARSAADVVLLDERIEALLDALDEGRQLWQRVHSAVSMLLGGNLGEACFATITALLTGRSVLNARQMLLVNMLTDALPAAALAVSPQSGPADEDRDEAAMWRAIGIRGAATTIGATLAWTMASVTGMPQRAATVGLIALVSTQLAQTLIDSHAPMVVLTSVGSLAVLAVVVSTPGLSQLFGCTPVDPLAWGQALLGAAVASALPAIAPGPLRRASDVIQRQISGDELARPTQGVESGCR; from the coding sequence ATGGCCCTTAGCGCAGGGGTGGTCGCTGCGGCCGGGGCTACCCACACGGCCCTCGCCGGCGCCGGCGTGGCAGCGAGAATAAGCAAGTCGTTAACCCTTGCCGCGCCGGATGTTTCGTCGCTGGCACGCGCGACAGCGGGCGTGGTGATCGAGGCGCTGGGCGGCGCTGCGGCACGCCGCTCCAGCCGCAGCGGGCCGCGGTGCTGGATCGAGGTGCGTGGTCTCGGCGGCGAACACGCTTGCGCCATCGCCACCGACGTACTGGCCGCGGTCCGCGCGACGCAAGGCGTTCGCACGGCCTTCCTCAACCGCGCCCTGGCACGGGTCGTGGTCACCCTGGACACCGAAGCCGCCGATGCGCCCGCACTGACCGAACTGTGCCGGATCGTCGAGAACGCCGAATCGCGCCACCGAATCGGCGTCGCACGACACCGCCCGGCCTCCCTGCCGGGCGACGATGCGCTACTGGCAGCACGGATGGTAGCGGTTGCGGCCGCCACTGTGGGCCTTGGTCTTTCACTGACCGGCAGCCTGCTCCGCCTGCCCAGAATGCCCGACTTGATAGCCGTGGCGCCGACGCTGGCCGATCACCTGCCGCGGGTGCGTCGAGAGGTGGAACAACGCCTCGGTCCGGAGGGAACCGATGTGCTGTTCGGTTTGGTCAACGCCGCTACTGCCGCGCTGACGGTGTCGCCGACGGCGGCGGCCGCCGAGGCCGCTACCAACGCTTTGCTGGCGGCGGAGGCGTGGACCTGTCGGCTGGCGTGGTCCCGGCATGAATCCACGCTGGGCTGCCAACCGATTCCGGACGATGCGGCGTTGGCGCCGCGGGTCCGGCCCCCCTCGCTCGACGGCCCCGCGGAACGCTACGCCAACCGCATCGGCCTGGCCGGCATCGGTGCCGGCGCCGTGGTCGGCGTGCTGTCACGGAATCTCGACACGGCCGGTGCCGCCGCGCTGACTACCGTCCCGAAGCCGTTGCGCACCGTGCGTGAGGCGTTCGCCTGTGCGATGAGCAGCGGCCTCAACGTCCACCATGACGCGCTGGTGCTGCACCCTCGCGTGCTGCGGTCGCTCGATCGGATTGACGCGATCATGATCGACCCGCGAGCGCTCTACACCGACGATCTGATGGTCAGTCGCATTCTGGGCGTGGAGAATTCGGTACGTTCCCACGCATGGGAAGCGGTGCGGGCCGCACTCGAAAACGACGGCCTGAGGCCGGGATGGCACGACCTGGCCGACATCCCCGGAGCCGGCAGTATCGGCGAGGCGCTCATCAGCCCGGTTCGCGATCCGTTCGCTGCGGCGGTGCTGACCGAAGCGCGGCGGTCGCAGCCGCGGATCTTCTCGCTCGATGACGACGGGTTGCGTTCTCTGGCAAGGGGATTCGACCAACTGTATCCCACCGACGGCACGATCGACCACGCGGTGGCAGCGGCGGTGGCCGAACTGAAGGCCGGCGGCGCCACCGTCGCGTTGCTGACTACCGCGGAGATGCGGGCCGCGCACCGGTCCGACATCACGATCGGCGTGCTCCGCGACCGACGGCCTCCGCCCTGGGGTGCCGACGTGATCGTGGACGACCTGACCGGCGTCTGGCGGGTGCTGCACGCACTGCCCGCCGCCCGCTCCGCCACCGAGGGTGCGGTCCGGCTGTCCGCCTCGGCTTCGGCGCTCGGCGCCCTGATGTTGATTCCCGGTGTGCCCGGCCGCAGTTCGACATCGGTCAACATCGGCATGGCCACCAGCCTGTGGATCGGATACCGGGCGGCCGCCAAGGCGTTTCGCGATCCGCTGCCCGAACCGGAGACCAGCCACGAATGGCACGCGCTGCCCGTGACGGAGGTGCAGCGGCTGTTGCCCCGCCCGACCGACCAACGCGCGATCGAAGCACCGACGTGGTGGTCGCAGCGGCCGGCGGTTCGTGCGCTGCACGATGCCACCGCGCCGTCGTGGGGCCTGCTCCGTGATTTCGTCGGCGAGATGCGCGGCGACCTGTCGGACCCGATCACTCCGCTGCTGGCCACCGGTGCGCTGGCCAGCGCGCTGCTCGGCTCCCCGTTGGATGCGGTCCTGGTGGGTAGTGTCCTGTTGTCCAACGCAGCGTTGTCGGCCGAGCAGCAGCTGTATGCCGAACGCACGCTGGATCGCCTGCTGGCGGTGCAGGATCCGCCCGCACGCCGACATGTCGGGCCGGTGGAGGAGCAGCGCCACGAGAACGTTGCTACCAGGCGGCTGCGGCTCGGCGACGTCATCGAAGTCCGTGCCGACGAGGTGGTCCCCGCGGACGCCCGGCTGCTGCACGCGATCAATGTCGAAGTCGACGAATCCACCCTGACCGGCGAATCACTGCCGGTGGCCAAGCAGACCGAGCCCACACCGGGCGCCCCGCTCGCCGAGCGCACCTGCATGATCTATGCCGGCACCACGATTGTCGCGGGCACGGCGGTGGCCGTGGTAACCGCGGCGAGCTCACGCTCGGAGATGCGCCGAGCGTTGGCAATGGCCCCGCGGAAGTTGCAAGAGGTCGGCCTGCAGCGGCAGTTGCGCCACATCACCGGCCGAGCGTTGCCGTTCAGCCTGGCCAGCGGCGGGCTGGTGGGCCTGATCAGCCTCATGCGCGGAACACTGTTGCGCGACGCGGTGTCCAGTGCGGTTACCTTGGTCGTTGCGGCCATTCCGGAGGGGCTGCCGTTGGTAGCCACACTGGCGCAACTGTCCGCGGCCCGCCGGCTCAGCGGCCGATCGGTCCTGATCCGCAATCCGCACTCGATCGAAGCGCTGGCCCGGTTGAACGTGGTCTGCTTCGACAAGACCGGAACGCTCAGCGAGAACCGGCTGAAGGTCAAATCAGTGCACCCGATGGCCGGTTACACCCCGGCGCAGGTCCTCGACGCGGCGGTGAGCACCAGCTACGCCAGGCACACCCACCGCGTCGACCACGCCACCGACGACGCCATCACCCAAGCCGCCGACGACCCGGATCTGCGAGGTGACGGGTTGCCACCACAACCGCGGCGCAGCCGTGACGCGTTCCTGCCGTTCCAGTCATCCGGCCGGCCGTTCGCCGCCGCGCTGGTGGGCACTCGACTGACCGTCAAGGGCTCACCCGAGGCGCTCTCGGCGGCGTTACGGCACGACGACCAGCCGTTGGCACGGCAGGTCGACGAGATGGCGGCCAATGGTCTTCGGGTGCTGGCGGTTGCCGAGCGCGACCTCACCCCGCACCAGGCAGCGGCCGCCGCGGCCAACCCCGGCTATCTGGAAAGCGTGTGCACGTCCGACCTCATCCCGGTCGGTCTGATCGGCTTGGCAGACACTCCGCGGCCGACGGCCCGCGCGCTGTTGCAGAGCCTTTCCGAGCGCGATATCGCGGTCCGGCTGATCACCGGCGATCATCCCTGCACCGCGATGGCGATCGCCCAAGAGCTGGGCATCGATGTGAACGCCGATCAGGTGATCACCGGCAGCGACTGGGAAGCACTGTCCGCCGACCAGCGGGCCGAGACCGTCACATCCTGTGTGGTGTTCGCACGGATGACGCCGGAGGACAAGATCGACGTGGTCCAGACCCTCGAGCGGGCGGGCCTCGTCACGGCGATGGTCGGCGACGGTGTCAACGACGCCGCCGCGATCCGGGCGGCGAGCGTGGGCATCGGGGTGGCGGCGCGCGGCAGCGATGCGGCGCGCAGCGCGGCCGACGTGGTGCTGCTCGACGAACGGATCGAGGCGCTGCTCGATGCGCTCGACGAAGGCCGGCAGTTGTGGCAGCGGGTGCACTCCGCGGTGTCGATGTTGTTGGGCGGCAACCTCGGCGAAGCGTGCTTCGCAACGATTACCGCCCTGTTGACCGGGCGGTCGGTGCTCAACGCCCGGCAAATGCTGCTGGTCAACATGCTGACGGACGCTCTTCCGGCCGCCGCGCTGGCCGTCAGCCCGCAATCGGGCCCGGCCGACGAGGACCGCGACGAGGCCGCGATGTGGCGTGCGATCGGGATTCGTGGTGCCGCCACCACGATCGGCGCCACGCTGGCCTGGACGATGGCCAGCGTGACCGGCATGCCGCAGCGCGCCGCGACCGTCGGGCTGATCGCGCTGGTCAGCACGCAACTTGCCCAGACTCTGATCGACTCCCACGCACCGATGGTGGTGTTGACGTCGGTCGGTTCGCTCGCAGTCCTGGCGGTGGTGGTCAGCACTCCGGGACTCAGCCAGCTGTTCGGCTGCACCCCGGTAGACCCGTTGGCCTGGGGTCAGGCCTTGCTCGGGGCCGCGGTGGCCAGTGCACTGCCTGCTATCGCTCCCGGCCCGCTGCGGCGGGCTTCTGACGTAATCCAACGACAAATCTCGGGCGACGAGTTGGCCCGACCAACCCAAGGAGTCGAAAGTGGTTGCCGGTAA
- a CDS encoding DUF5994 family protein encodes MVAGNRNSRLQLKPYRALSEHLDGAWWPRSQNLVDELPDLVTSVSDRLGQVVMVGYRRNGWDETPPLAEIAGHTIELLGFTSNEPTSVILIGEDGRHLTLHVIRPDADEEVAREALAETQVPADAAPASLSTVARSVAEVADKLARHEGIDDDRRTAQIKDWCEEAAKQFVTAPVQTFVPILVEHIVRNRIIESRRKTSSAASASG; translated from the coding sequence GTGGTTGCCGGTAACCGTAATTCACGATTGCAGCTCAAGCCTTACCGAGCCTTGTCGGAGCATCTCGACGGAGCTTGGTGGCCGCGGTCGCAGAATTTGGTCGACGAGTTGCCCGACTTGGTGACGTCGGTGTCCGACCGACTGGGACAGGTCGTGATGGTGGGTTACCGCCGTAACGGTTGGGACGAAACGCCGCCCCTGGCCGAGATCGCCGGGCACACAATCGAATTGCTGGGCTTCACCAGTAACGAGCCGACCAGTGTCATCCTGATCGGCGAAGACGGCCGTCACCTCACATTGCACGTTATCCGCCCGGACGCCGACGAAGAGGTTGCTCGAGAAGCGTTGGCGGAGACGCAAGTACCCGCCGACGCCGCACCGGCCAGTCTTTCAACGGTTGCGCGATCCGTAGCCGAGGTCGCAGACAAGCTGGCCCGTCACGAGGGGATTGATGACGATCGGCGCACGGCCCAGATCAAGGACTGGTGTGAGGAGGCCGCGAAACAATTCGTCACTGCGCCGGTCCAGACCTTTGTTCCGATCCTCGTCGAACACATCGTGCGTAACCGCATCATCGAGTCCCGCCGCAAGACCTCGTCAGCCGCCTCGGCGAGCGGCTGA
- a CDS encoding cation-translocating P-type ATPase has translation MFALVEPDPALLDPAVVVQRLQTDSEVGLTAREAAHRLVAVGPNDIARVPPLARWKKIISQFRSPLIYLLLAALLASLAVWAVEGAAEWPVDALVIGVILVLNAALGYGQEAHAEHAVDALARMTATTATVVRDGIECRVAASEVVPGDVLLLTEGDAVAADARLLSADGLEVLESALTGESEPARKDPRTLAEPTALGEKAGMVFKGTAVAKGAGRGVVTATGMATQTGQIAGLVRAVDDNATPLQREIDRASRVLGTAVLVLGVVVIASIFVVFGVHSAHDVVTAVLLGVSLAVAAVPEGLPAIMSVVLALGTRRMADENAVVKQLSSAETLGSASVVCSGKTGTLTTGEMTVVRVLTPIGEVSVTGAGYRPEGRFEHDGIPLREGENLWRQTALVLGDDAAGVTASLREQDGQWIAEGDPIEAAFLVAQTKLGTRPATHRTSTGVIKGEPGAVLDRCTHLRIGERLVPLDDSTKATIRCGAERLTRDALHAVAVAYPVAADQPGQPLAYVGMVGITDPPRPGAATAIADAHRAGVRVVMITGDQPRAAARIARELGIEDNESAVSGAEIAVQDDDQLRQTVRRHSQYTQLGPADKLRIIGALQADHEIVAVTGEGTNDAPALKSADIGIAMGRTGTEVAREAANMILADDNFATIVRAIREGRGIFSNIKKSLRYLLSSNMGEVLTVFFGVVLAGAIGLSQAHTVALPLLATQILWINLLTDGAPALALGADPQTEDLMSRPPRAASDRVIDGRMWNNIVVIGAAVAAATLLTIHLYVPGGPMPSSVDTARTAGFTVLVLSQLFNTLNARSETQTVFRGLFANGWLWAAIAFSALLQVAVVQLPLLNTAFTTEPLSPGQWLVCVAMSSTVLWVSEIRKVILRRRDRRRSRSQLSGG, from the coding sequence GTGTTTGCCCTGGTCGAGCCTGATCCCGCGCTGCTGGATCCGGCGGTCGTCGTCCAACGGCTCCAAACGGATTCCGAAGTTGGCCTGACCGCGCGCGAGGCCGCTCACCGACTCGTCGCGGTGGGACCGAACGACATCGCGCGTGTCCCGCCGCTGGCGAGGTGGAAAAAGATCATCAGCCAGTTCCGCAGTCCGCTGATTTACCTGCTACTGGCCGCACTCCTTGCCTCCCTTGCGGTCTGGGCCGTCGAGGGGGCCGCCGAATGGCCGGTCGATGCGTTGGTGATCGGCGTCATTCTGGTGCTCAACGCCGCCCTGGGTTACGGACAGGAGGCCCACGCCGAGCACGCGGTCGATGCCTTGGCGCGGATGACGGCAACCACCGCGACCGTCGTTCGCGACGGGATCGAATGCAGGGTTGCCGCAAGCGAAGTGGTGCCCGGTGACGTGCTGCTGTTGACGGAGGGCGACGCCGTGGCCGCCGATGCCAGGCTGCTGTCGGCGGACGGGCTGGAGGTGCTGGAGAGCGCGTTGACCGGGGAAAGTGAGCCGGCCCGTAAAGATCCGCGGACCCTGGCCGAGCCGACGGCGCTGGGCGAAAAAGCCGGCATGGTGTTCAAGGGCACGGCGGTCGCCAAGGGTGCCGGGCGGGGGGTGGTGACCGCTACGGGGATGGCCACCCAGACGGGTCAGATTGCCGGCCTGGTGCGCGCCGTCGACGACAACGCGACGCCCTTGCAGCGTGAGATCGACCGCGCCAGCCGCGTTCTCGGGACCGCGGTGTTGGTGCTCGGCGTCGTGGTGATCGCGAGCATTTTTGTCGTCTTCGGCGTCCACAGCGCCCATGATGTGGTCACCGCGGTGCTGCTCGGCGTCTCGCTGGCGGTGGCCGCCGTGCCGGAGGGGCTGCCCGCCATCATGTCGGTCGTGCTTGCGCTGGGAACGCGGCGGATGGCCGACGAAAACGCCGTCGTCAAACAACTCTCGTCGGCGGAGACGCTGGGATCTGCCTCGGTGGTCTGCTCTGGCAAGACCGGCACCCTCACGACCGGGGAGATGACGGTCGTGCGCGTCCTCACCCCGATCGGGGAGGTGAGCGTCACGGGTGCGGGATACCGGCCGGAAGGCAGGTTCGAGCACGACGGGATCCCGCTTCGGGAAGGCGAGAACCTTTGGCGCCAAACCGCACTGGTGCTCGGCGACGACGCTGCGGGCGTAACTGCCTCGCTGCGAGAACAGGACGGTCAGTGGATTGCCGAGGGTGATCCCATCGAGGCGGCCTTCCTGGTTGCGCAGACGAAGCTCGGCACCCGGCCGGCGACACACCGCACCTCGACGGGCGTGATCAAGGGTGAGCCCGGTGCCGTGCTGGACCGCTGCACGCATTTGCGGATCGGCGAGCGACTGGTACCGCTCGACGACTCGACGAAGGCGACCATCCGTTGCGGTGCCGAGCGGCTCACCCGCGACGCGCTGCACGCGGTCGCGGTGGCCTATCCGGTAGCAGCTGACCAGCCCGGCCAGCCACTGGCGTATGTCGGGATGGTCGGCATTACCGATCCCCCTCGGCCGGGAGCCGCGACGGCCATCGCCGACGCCCACCGAGCCGGGGTCCGGGTCGTGATGATCACGGGCGACCAACCCCGAGCGGCGGCGCGAATCGCGCGCGAACTCGGAATCGAAGACAACGAGTCGGCGGTATCCGGCGCCGAGATCGCCGTCCAGGACGATGATCAGCTCCGGCAAACGGTGCGCCGGCACTCGCAATACACGCAGCTGGGTCCCGCCGACAAATTGCGCATCATCGGCGCCCTGCAGGCCGACCACGAGATCGTGGCCGTGACCGGCGAGGGGACCAACGATGCACCGGCCCTGAAATCGGCAGACATCGGGATCGCCATGGGCCGCACCGGCACTGAAGTCGCCAGAGAAGCGGCGAACATGATTCTCGCCGACGACAACTTCGCGACGATCGTGCGGGCCATCCGCGAGGGCCGCGGCATCTTCTCCAACATCAAGAAGTCCCTGCGCTACCTGTTGTCCTCCAACATGGGGGAAGTCCTGACCGTGTTTTTCGGGGTGGTGCTCGCCGGCGCGATCGGCCTGTCGCAGGCGCACACCGTGGCGCTACCGCTGCTGGCCACCCAGATTCTGTGGATCAACCTGCTCACCGACGGCGCTCCGGCCCTGGCCTTGGGCGCGGACCCGCAAACCGAGGACTTGATGAGCCGGCCGCCCCGGGCGGCGTCCGATCGGGTCATCGACGGGCGGATGTGGAACAACATCGTCGTGATCGGCGCGGCGGTCGCGGCCGCGACACTGCTGACGATCCACCTCTATGTCCCGGGCGGTCCAATGCCGTCGTCGGTGGACACGGCCCGCACCGCCGGCTTCACCGTGCTGGTGCTCAGCCAGCTGTTCAACACCCTCAATGCCCGCTCGGAGACGCAAACCGTGTTCCGTGGCCTGTTCGCCAACGGCTGGCTGTGGGCGGCGATTGCCTTCTCGGCCTTACTACAGGTGGCTGTGGTGCAGCTGCCGCTGCTGAATACGGCCTTCACCACCGAGCCGCTGTCCCCGGGCCAGTGGCTGGTGTGCGTAGCCATGTCCAGCACGGTGCTGTGGGTCAGCGAGATCCGCAAGGTCATCCTGCGTCGTCGTGACCGCCGCCGGAGCCGATCTCAATTGTCCGGCGGCTGA
- a CDS encoding pseudouridine synthase yields MRPAPLPVRDGLGPARVRLHGGAVLAELTTRFGEQARAKVLAGEVVDADGAVIDEATVLPAGASVYLYRDLPDEVPVPFDIPVLHRDDDIVVVDKPHFLATMPRGSHVAQTALVRLRKELGLPELTPAHRLDRLTAGVLLFTTRREVRGAYQMLFARGEVRKTYLAGAAVDPELAFPRLVRSRIIKRRSHLQAICEPGEPNAETLVELFSPDGLYRLTPRTGRTHQLRVQMASLGLPIVGDPLYPKVIDVPADDFSTPLRLLAQRIEFDDPFTGSRRIFVSRRTIEIGSGGGHDDAG; encoded by the coding sequence GTGAGGCCCGCCCCGCTTCCGGTGCGCGACGGATTGGGGCCCGCGCGGGTACGGCTGCACGGCGGGGCGGTGCTGGCCGAGCTGACCACGCGGTTCGGCGAGCAGGCCCGGGCCAAGGTCCTGGCCGGTGAGGTCGTCGACGCCGACGGCGCGGTGATCGACGAGGCCACCGTGTTGCCCGCCGGCGCCAGCGTCTACCTGTACCGCGATCTGCCGGACGAGGTGCCGGTTCCTTTTGACATCCCGGTGCTCCATCGCGACGACGACATCGTGGTCGTCGACAAGCCGCACTTTCTGGCCACCATGCCCCGCGGCAGCCACGTCGCGCAGACCGCGCTGGTGCGGCTGCGCAAGGAGCTGGGACTGCCCGAGCTCACCCCCGCTCACCGGCTCGACCGGCTGACGGCAGGGGTGCTGTTGTTCACCACTCGGCGCGAGGTGCGCGGTGCCTACCAGATGCTGTTCGCCCGCGGCGAGGTGCGCAAGACCTACCTGGCCGGCGCTGCGGTCGATCCGGAGCTGGCGTTTCCGCGTCTGGTTAGAAGCCGAATTATCAAGCGCCGCAGTCACTTACAAGCCATCTGTGAGCCAGGCGAGCCCAACGCGGAAACGTTGGTGGAGCTCTTTTCGCCGGATGGCCTATACCGGCTGACGCCGCGCACCGGGCGCACCCATCAGCTGCGGGTGCAGATGGCGTCGCTGGGGTTGCCGATCGTCGGAGATCCGTTGTATCCCAAAGTGATCGACGTGCCCGCCGACGATTTCAGCACTCCGCTGCGGTTGCTGGCGCAGCGCATCGAGTTCGACGATCCATTCACCGGCTCGCGCCGCATATTCGTCAGCCGCCGGACAATTGAGATCGGCTCCGGCGGCGGTCACGACGACGCAGGATGA
- a CDS encoding glycerol-3-phosphate dehydrogenase/oxidase, with protein MLGPPQRAQAWERLGTEQFDVVVIGGGVVGCGCALDAATRGLKVALVEARDVASGTSSRSSKMFHGGLRYLEQLEFGLVREALHERELSLTRLAPHLVKPLPFLFPLTHRWWERPYIAAGIFLYDSLGGAKSVPAQKHLTRAGALRLSPGLKRSSLIGGIRYYDTVVDDARHTMTVARTAAHYGAVVRCSTQAVALLREGDRVIGVRVRDSEDGSMTEVRGHVVVNATGVWTDEIQALSKQRGRFQVRASKGVHVVVPRDRIVSDAAIILRTEKSVMFIIPWGSHWIIGTTDTDWNLDLAHPAATKADIDYILGTVNTVLATPLSHADIDGVYAGLRPLLAGESEETSKLSREHAVAVPAPGLVAIAGGKYTTYRVMAADAIDAASQFVPARVAPSITEKVSLLGADGYFALINQVEHVGELVGLHPYRVRHLLDRYGSLMDDVLALAADRPELLTPIKDAPGYLKVEALYAVAAEGALHLEDILARRMRISIEYPHRGVDCAREVAELVAPVLGWSASDVNREVANYTARVEAEILSQAQPDDVSADELRASAPEARAEILEPVPLT; from the coding sequence ATGTTGGGCCCGCCGCAACGCGCCCAGGCCTGGGAGCGACTCGGCACCGAGCAGTTCGACGTCGTCGTCATCGGCGGCGGGGTGGTGGGCTGCGGGTGCGCGCTGGACGCCGCCACCCGCGGGCTCAAGGTGGCGCTGGTCGAGGCCCGCGACGTGGCCTCGGGGACCTCGAGCCGCTCGTCGAAGATGTTCCACGGCGGGCTGCGCTACCTCGAACAGCTGGAGTTCGGCCTGGTGCGCGAGGCGCTCCATGAGCGCGAGCTGTCGCTGACCCGGCTGGCGCCGCATCTGGTCAAGCCGTTGCCGTTCCTGTTCCCGCTGACCCATCGCTGGTGGGAGCGTCCCTACATCGCGGCGGGCATCTTCCTCTACGACAGCCTGGGCGGTGCGAAATCCGTTCCCGCGCAAAAGCATTTGACCCGTGCCGGCGCGCTGCGGCTGAGCCCGGGGCTCAAGCGCAGCTCGTTGATCGGCGGGATCCGCTACTACGACACCGTCGTCGACGACGCCCGGCACACGATGACGGTCGCGCGCACCGCCGCGCATTACGGCGCGGTCGTGCGGTGCTCCACCCAGGCCGTCGCGTTGTTGCGCGAGGGCGACCGGGTGATCGGGGTGCGGGTGCGCGACTCCGAAGACGGCTCGATGACCGAGGTGCGCGGGCATGTCGTGGTCAACGCGACCGGGGTGTGGACCGACGAAATCCAGGCCCTGTCCAAGCAGCGCGGGCGATTTCAGGTGCGCGCGTCCAAGGGCGTGCACGTCGTGGTGCCGCGGGACCGGATCGTCAGCGATGCCGCAATCATCCTGCGCACCGAGAAGTCGGTGATGTTCATCATCCCGTGGGGCAGCCACTGGATCATCGGCACCACCGACACCGACTGGAATCTCGACCTGGCCCACCCGGCGGCCACCAAGGCCGATATCGACTACATCCTGGGCACCGTCAACACCGTGCTGGCCACGCCGCTGTCGCATGCCGACATCGACGGGGTGTACGCGGGACTGCGGCCGCTGCTGGCCGGGGAGAGCGAGGAAACCTCCAAGCTGTCCCGCGAGCACGCCGTCGCGGTGCCCGCGCCCGGCCTGGTCGCCATCGCCGGCGGCAAGTACACCACCTACCGGGTGATGGCCGCCGACGCGATCGATGCCGCATCGCAGTTCGTTCCGGCCCGGGTGGCGCCGTCGATCACCGAGAAGGTGAGCCTGCTGGGTGCCGACGGCTATTTCGCCCTGATCAACCAGGTGGAGCATGTCGGCGAACTCGTCGGCCTGCACCCGTACCGGGTGCGTCATCTGCTGGACCGCTACGGCTCGCTGATGGACGACGTGCTGGCGCTGGCCGCCGATCGTCCCGAACTGTTGACCCCGATCAAGGACGCGCCGGGCTACCTCAAGGTGGAAGCGCTGTATGCCGTCGCCGCCGAGGGGGCCCTGCATCTCGAGGACATCCTGGCCCGCCGGATGCGGATCTCCATCGAATACCCGCACCGCGGCGTCGACTGCGCCCGCGAGGTCGCCGAGCTGGTGGCTCCCGTGCTGGGGTGGAGCGCCTCCGACGTCAATCGTGAGGTCGCGAACTACACCGCGCGGGTGGAGGCCGAGATCCTGTCGCAGGCCCAGCCCGATGACGTGTCGGCCGACGAGCTGCGGGCCAGCGCGCCCGAAGCGCGCGCCGAGATTCTCGAGCCGGTTCCTTTGACGTGA
- a CDS encoding gamma-glutamylcyclotransferase has translation MPLYAAYGSNMHPEQMQQRAPHSPMAGTGWLHGWRLTFGGEDIGWEGALASVVEDPDSKVFVVLYDMTPADEMSLDRWEGSEFGIHKKIRCRVERTSSDTDTDPVLAWLYVLDAWEGGLPSARYLGVMADAAEIAGAPMEYVHDLRTRPARNIGPGTSA, from the coding sequence GTGCCGCTCTACGCCGCCTACGGATCGAACATGCATCCCGAGCAGATGCAGCAGCGTGCACCCCATTCCCCGATGGCCGGAACGGGCTGGTTGCACGGGTGGCGGCTGACCTTCGGCGGCGAAGACATCGGCTGGGAAGGCGCGCTGGCCAGCGTCGTCGAGGACCCCGATTCCAAGGTGTTCGTGGTGCTGTACGACATGACGCCGGCCGACGAGATGAGCCTGGACCGGTGGGAGGGCTCCGAGTTCGGCATCCACAAAAAGATCAGATGCCGGGTCGAACGCACTTCGTCGGACACCGACACCGATCCCGTGCTGGCGTGGCTCTACGTGCTCGACGCCTGGGAGGGCGGGCTGCCGTCGGCACGGTACCTGGGCGTGATGGCCGATGCCGCCGAAATCGCCGGCGCGCCAATGGAATACGTGCACGATCTGCGCACCCGCCCGGCCCGCAACATCGGCCCCGGAACTTCCGCCTAG